One genomic region from Nostoc sphaeroides encodes:
- a CDS encoding THUMP domain-containing class I SAM-dependent RNA methyltransferase yields the protein MNQYFATVARGLETLAAQELEQLGAHSVEPGFCGVAFEGDRTLLYRVNLWARLPFRILVNIHEFPCLDAKDLYRGIQTIDWQNYLTPDMTLAVNTTGKNNNLNHTHFTSLQIKNAIVDQQKENLGERSNVELHEPDVRVNVHIERDSCTVKLDSSGNSLHRRGYRPAVGAAPLKESLAAALIQLSGWQTNQMFYDPLCGSGTLPLEASLKALNIAPGLFRESFGFENWLDFDLALLEKLLQEAKDSQLDTLPAPIWGSDRDENIIEQAINNAQNCGVDNHVWFSQMELADIVAPADSGVLFCNPPYGERLGRDSDLGAFYKLLGDVLKQRFKGWTAFVLSGNKELSQSIGLKSSQRIAVYNGTLPCQLMKYELY from the coding sequence ATGAATCAGTATTTTGCAACGGTTGCTCGTGGATTAGAAACCCTTGCGGCTCAGGAGTTAGAGCAGCTAGGCGCTCATTCAGTGGAGCCTGGGTTTTGCGGTGTAGCCTTTGAGGGCGATCGCACCCTACTTTATCGCGTCAACCTCTGGGCTAGGCTGCCGTTCCGAATTTTGGTGAATATCCATGAATTTCCTTGCCTTGATGCCAAGGATCTCTATCGCGGCATTCAGACTATCGATTGGCAAAACTATCTCACGCCAGATATGACGCTGGCAGTGAATACCACAGGTAAAAACAATAATCTCAACCACACCCACTTCACATCTCTCCAGATCAAAAATGCGATCGTTGATCAGCAGAAAGAAAATCTGGGCGAACGTTCAAATGTAGAGCTTCATGAACCAGATGTGCGGGTCAATGTTCATATTGAACGCGATAGTTGTACCGTTAAACTCGACAGTTCTGGAAATAGTCTGCATCGCCGAGGCTACCGTCCTGCGGTTGGCGCAGCCCCTCTAAAGGAATCTCTAGCTGCTGCCCTGATTCAACTTTCGGGTTGGCAGACAAACCAAATGTTTTATGATCCTCTCTGTGGATCTGGCACTTTACCTCTCGAAGCTAGCTTAAAGGCACTGAATATCGCACCAGGATTGTTTCGTGAATCCTTTGGATTTGAAAATTGGCTCGATTTTGATTTAGCCCTTTTAGAAAAGCTGCTGCAAGAAGCTAAGGATAGCCAACTGGATACTCTACCCGCGCCGATTTGGGGAAGCGATCGCGATGAAAATATAATTGAGCAAGCGATTAACAATGCTCAAAACTGCGGCGTTGATAACCATGTATGGTTTTCTCAAATGGAGCTTGCTGATATTGTCGCCCCCGCAGACAGTGGGGTTTTATTCTGCAATCCACCTTATGGCGAACGGCTGGGGCGAGATAGCGATTTAGGGGCATTTTACAAACTTTTGGGCGATGTGCTGAAACAACGCTTCAAAGGCTGGACTGCGTTTGTGCTAAGTGGCAATAAAGAACTGTCTCAATCGATTGGGCTAAAATCATCGCAGCGAATCGCGGTGTATAACGGAACGTTGCCCTGTCAGTTAATGAAATATGAGTTGTACTAA
- a CDS encoding Uma2 family endonuclease codes for MHTVITPERIELPPGTVVRMLGSWQDYQVLSQQLGDRSSPRIKYRPGEILLMAPLPEHGRDASLLGLIVTALLDHLNRTYDSFTPITMSKPLVSGIEPDYCFYIENWRSVVGKNRIDWQNDPPPDLVIEVDVTSYTNINDYLPYKVPEVWLLKNKQLLVYKLQGENYAITESTYFPNIREIVQQCLQIGNEQTTSEAIKWLRNFLRG; via the coding sequence ATGCATACTGTAATTACACCTGAAAGAATAGAGTTGCCACCTGGTACAGTCGTAAGGATGTTGGGATCTTGGCAAGATTATCAAGTGCTGAGTCAGCAACTTGGAGATCGCTCCTCACCTCGCATTAAATATCGACCTGGAGAGATTTTGCTAATGGCACCGCTACCAGAGCATGGAAGAGATGCAAGCTTGCTGGGATTGATAGTAACAGCTTTACTTGACCACTTAAACCGCACATACGACTCATTTACGCCCATCACCATGAGCAAGCCTCTTGTTAGCGGTATTGAGCCTGACTATTGCTTTTATATTGAAAATTGGAGATCCGTAGTAGGTAAGAATCGTATCGACTGGCAGAATGACCCTCCACCAGATTTAGTGATTGAGGTAGATGTTACTAGCTATACCAATATTAATGACTATCTTCCTTATAAAGTGCCAGAGGTTTGGCTGTTAAAGAATAAGCAGCTATTAGTTTATAAATTGCAGGGTGAAAATTACGCAATTACAGAAAGCACCTATTTTCCTAACATAAGAGAAATTGTCCAGCAATGCCTTCAAATTGGAAACGAGCAAACAACAAGTGAGGCGATTAAGTGGTTAAGAAACTTTTTGCGTGGGTAA